The genomic region TCGCGCAGCACGGCCTTCAGCATGCTCATGAGCGGGGTGATGCCCGAGCCGGCGCCTACCAGCACCAGCGAGCGGGCCGCGGCGGGGTTGGGCGTGAGCGTGAAGTTGCCGAGAGGCGCCATGGCCTCCAGCTGCTGGCCCACGCGCACCGTGTCGAGCAGGTAGTTGCTTACGAGGCCGCCCGTTACGCGCTTCACCGTCACGGACAGACGCGGCGCCTCGCTGGGCGTACTGCTGAGCGAGTACGCCCGGCGCTCCTTTTTGCCGCCCGGCCCACAGGGCAGGATGAGGGTGAGGAACTGGCCGGGGGCGCTGGCGATGGGCTGGCGGCCGGGCGCTTCGAGGTGAATGGTGACGGCGTCGTTGGTTTCCTGGGTGAGTTCAACAACGGTAAGCGTGAGGTACGGACTGCTCATCGGGAGCTTAGGGGCTTGGGGACTTGGGAACTTGAAATCGGGGCCGCAAAGTACGGGATTCTATGGCGGATGCTTTAGCTTGCGGCGCCGCGACCCGGCGTACAAAATATTGCCCTGGGCAAATTCTCTGCCGCCGACCTGCAGCCTGTCTGCCTCGGCGGCAGGCAATGGCCCCTTGGTAACACCTTTCTTTTTAGCCTTGTTCAGAAGTATGCTTGCTGATCTGCTCGAACGCCACCAACACGAATTCCACCCCGTCCTGCCCGTCGACCTGAATGCCCCCGACGTGGTCCGCCTCGATTTCACCGCCCACAACCCCGTAGTGCGCGACGCCGACCTGCGCGACACGGCCGCTTTCGAGACGCTGGTTACAGAGCTGCTGGCCGACCAGAATGCGCATATCGGCGTGGGTGGCTACCTCGAAAACCGCGTCATCTACCGCCGCAGCCCCGGCCTGTTCGGCGACCCGGCCGTGCCCGCCCGCTCCCTGCACCTGGGCGTGGATGTGTGGCTGCGCGCCGGCACGCCGGTATTGGCCCCGCTGGATGCCACCGTGCACAGCGTCCAGGACAACGACAACTTCGGCGACTACGGCCCCACCGTCATCCTGCAGCACACCCTCGAAGACACCACGTTCTACACCCTCTACGGCCACCTGAGCCGCCGCGAAACCGCGCTGCTACGCCCCGGCATGGCTATCGAAAAAGGCCAGACCTTCACCGAAGTCGGCCCGGCTCCCGAGAACGGCGACTGGCCGCCGCACCTGCATTTCCAGGTGATAGCCGACCTGCAGGGCCGCTCCGGCGACTTCCCCGGCGTGGCGTTGCCCGAGGAGCGCGAGCAGTGGGCTACTCTGTGCCCAGATCCGAACCTGATCCTGCAGAGCCGCTGGCTGTAACGCAAAGCTCCTGCTTCCGCGAACGAGCGAAGCGAGTATGCGGAAGCAGGAGCTTCGCGTTACTTCTAGTCGAACTTAATAGCCGTGACGGGCTTGATACGCGAGATGAGGTAGGTGGGCACCAGCACGGCCAGCAGCGAGGTGGCAAACACGGCGGCGTTGAGAATGACAATGATTTTGGGGTCCCAGAAAATCGGAACCCGGTCCATGTAGTAGTTCTCGGGGTCGAGCGGGATGAGGTGGGTGTAGTACTGCAGCGCGCAGAAGCCCAGCCCCACAAGGTTGCCGTAGAGCATGCCGCGCAGCGTGAGGCTCAAGCCCCGGAAGAAGAACATACTGCGGATCTGGCGGTCGGTGGCGCCCACGGCTTTCAGCACCCCAATCATGTTGGTGCGCTCCAGAATCATGATGAAGATGGTGGCCACCATGTTGAACGTGGCCACGAAGATGATCAGGATCAGGAAGATGATGACGTTGCGGTTGAGCAGCTGCAGCCAGTCGAAGAGCTGCGCGTACTGGTCCGTAATTTTGTCCAGCTTGAGGTCGTAGCGCAGGTTTTCGTAGAGGTTTTCCGCTACCGGGTCGAGGCGGTTGAAGTCCTTGAGCACCACTTCCACGCCGCCCACCAGCGAGTCGGGCCAGGCGTTCAGGTCCCGGATCTGGCGGATGTCGCCGATGACATACACCTCATCAAACTCGTCGAGGCCGGTTTGGTAGATGCCTTTCACGGTGAACTTGCGCACCCGCGGCGGATTCTGAATGAAATAGAACAGGGCGTCGTCGCCGACCTTGAGGCGCAGCTTGTCGGCCACCTTGCGCGAGAGCAGAATGTCGTTGGAAGCCGCCGAATCGGGAAAGGTCAGGAACTTACCGGTCTGCAGGTTTTCGCGCATCGGCGACTGGCCATCTTCCTCCGAAATGCCTTTCAACACCACGCCCAGCACCTCATCCTTGGTTTTGATGATGGCCGTTTTGCGGGCGAAGGGCTGGATGGTCTGCACCTGCGGGAAGCGGTGGAGCTCTTTTACCAGGCGGGGGCCGCCGATGGGTTCCACCTCCAGCGAGTTGTTGGTGTCGTACTTGCTGATCTGCAGGTGCGCGCCAAAGGAAAAGATCTTGCTTTGGATTTCGTTGCGAAATCCTTCGAGGATAGCAAAAGACACGATCATCACCGCAACGCCCATGGCAATGCTGATGATGGCTATCTTTGTCACCGAGGAGGTAAAAGACCCCGAGTCGGCTCCGTCAATCTTGTGGGATATGTACCGCGAGACGTTCACTGCCGTAAAGCTACGCGTCTACGGTCAGTTTCCTAGCTTCGTTTCCTGATGCCGATATCCAATTTTCCCGGTCTGCTGAGCACTGCCTTGCTGCTCGCCAACTGCAGCGCTACCGCGCCCACCCAACCCGCCGCCGCCACACCCGCGCCTGCCCCCTCAGTTACAGTAGCTTCGGCGCCGCAAGTACTCACCGAGCCCGCCGCAGCCCTGCGCGTGGGCGCTGCCCGGTTCGAGCGGTACCTGCCGCTGCTAAAGGGCAAGCGTGTGGGCCTGGTCGTGAACCAGACGGCGCTGGTGGGTCG from Hymenobacter canadensis harbors:
- a CDS encoding peptidoglycan DD-metalloendopeptidase family protein, encoding MLADLLERHQHEFHPVLPVDLNAPDVVRLDFTAHNPVVRDADLRDTAAFETLVTELLADQNAHIGVGGYLENRVIYRRSPGLFGDPAVPARSLHLGVDVWLRAGTPVLAPLDATVHSVQDNDNFGDYGPTVILQHTLEDTTFYTLYGHLSRRETALLRPGMAIEKGQTFTEVGPAPENGDWPPHLHFQVIADLQGRSGDFPGVALPEEREQWATLCPDPNLILQSRWL
- a CDS encoding ABC transporter permease; this encodes MTKIAIISIAMGVAVMIVSFAILEGFRNEIQSKIFSFGAHLQISKYDTNNSLEVEPIGGPRLVKELHRFPQVQTIQPFARKTAIIKTKDEVLGVVLKGISEEDGQSPMRENLQTGKFLTFPDSAASNDILLSRKVADKLRLKVGDDALFYFIQNPPRVRKFTVKGIYQTGLDEFDEVYVIGDIRQIRDLNAWPDSLVGGVEVVLKDFNRLDPVAENLYENLRYDLKLDKITDQYAQLFDWLQLLNRNVIIFLILIIFVATFNMVATIFIMILERTNMIGVLKAVGATDRQIRSMFFFRGLSLTLRGMLYGNLVGLGFCALQYYTHLIPLDPENYYMDRVPIFWDPKIIVILNAAVFATSLLAVLVPTYLISRIKPVTAIKFD